A part of Lacibacter sp. H407 genomic DNA contains:
- a CDS encoding carboxy terminal-processing peptidase — MIILVLLLGGSIFYAVQSSATRNEPTNRFERILKLIGEFLEEGHYNPKKIDDQFSKEVFNKFLKSLDSDKSYFLQSDIDEFKKYETKVDDEIHGARLESFYSVNAVYKKRMEEVGLIYKEILQKPFDFTVEEKYVDDEEKQTYAKTEAQRKEGWRLKLKYYTLDRYVDLVEQQEKNKGKEGYVAKTNAQLEKEARERVLKLFDRMFDRFRNRFKDEDRFNYMVNAITESMDPHTSYLPPLDKIAFDEQMSGGDFFGIGASLLEEDGNIKITSIVAGGAAAKSGEIQVGDIVLKVGQGNAEPQDLTGYEVPDAVRIIRGKKDTEVRLTIKKPSGAIKVVAMIREKIDLEENRAKSIVIKGPDQHKIGYIYLPAFYADFQDANGNRCAQDVAKEIIKLKAEGVNGLIIDLRTNGGGSLMETVEMVGLFIEDGPVVQVKSRDEAPTILRDRNKNVLWDGPLTVMVNEFSASASEIFAGAIQDYKRGLVIGSTSTYGKGTVQRNIELDRASWTSNNPSDLGNIKLTLQKFYRVTGASTQLRGVVPDIVLPDQYEYLKLREKDDPYALPWDEITSTQYKVWKSDFDFNYIVKQSKQRISENQSFNMIVEKSNWLSKYNDQQYSLKLDKFRQEKKTLGNAIQTIDSLTKLKTPLELSNLEVDLAAIKGNTNKEERNKAFVNRLKNDLHLGETVNVMNDMIQQYFIAQNKQAAKANN; from the coding sequence TTGATCATACTTGTACTCCTGTTGGGAGGAAGTATCTTCTACGCCGTACAATCGTCCGCTACCCGTAATGAGCCAACCAACCGGTTTGAACGTATCCTGAAACTGATCGGAGAATTCCTGGAAGAAGGCCATTACAACCCTAAGAAAATTGATGATCAATTTTCAAAAGAGGTATTCAATAAATTTCTGAAAAGCCTGGATAGCGATAAAAGCTATTTCCTGCAATCGGATATTGATGAGTTTAAAAAATACGAGACAAAGGTTGACGATGAAATACACGGAGCCCGCCTGGAATCGTTTTACAGCGTAAATGCGGTATACAAAAAACGTATGGAAGAAGTAGGGTTGATCTACAAAGAGATCTTACAAAAGCCATTTGATTTTACGGTAGAAGAGAAATATGTGGATGATGAAGAAAAACAAACGTACGCCAAAACAGAAGCACAGCGAAAGGAAGGATGGCGCCTGAAATTAAAATACTACACACTTGACCGTTATGTTGACCTCGTTGAGCAACAGGAAAAAAATAAAGGCAAGGAAGGATATGTGGCAAAAACCAATGCTCAGCTTGAAAAAGAAGCAAGAGAGCGTGTGCTAAAATTATTTGATCGCATGTTCGATCGTTTCCGGAACAGGTTTAAAGACGAAGACCGTTTCAATTACATGGTGAATGCCATTACTGAATCAATGGATCCACATACCAGCTATTTACCACCATTGGATAAGATCGCTTTTGATGAACAAATGAGCGGTGGTGATTTCTTTGGAATTGGAGCTTCTCTTTTAGAAGAAGATGGGAATATCAAGATCACATCGATCGTTGCAGGTGGTGCAGCCGCTAAATCAGGCGAAATTCAGGTGGGTGATATTGTGTTGAAAGTAGGGCAAGGAAATGCCGAGCCACAAGATCTTACAGGTTATGAAGTACCGGATGCTGTACGCATCATCCGTGGAAAAAAAGATACAGAAGTTCGTTTAACGATCAAGAAGCCAAGCGGTGCTATTAAAGTGGTGGCGATGATCCGTGAAAAAATTGACCTTGAAGAGAACCGTGCAAAAAGCATTGTGATCAAAGGCCCTGATCAACATAAGATCGGTTATATCTACCTGCCTGCATTCTATGCCGATTTTCAGGATGCCAATGGCAACCGTTGTGCACAGGATGTAGCAAAGGAAATTATTAAGTTGAAAGCTGAAGGTGTAAATGGTCTCATCATTGATCTGCGTACAAACGGCGGAGGTTCGTTGATGGAAACTGTTGAAATGGTGGGATTGTTTATTGAAGATGGACCTGTAGTGCAAGTGAAGAGCAGGGATGAAGCACCAACTATTCTGCGTGACAGAAACAAGAATGTATTGTGGGATGGTCCGTTAACTGTAATGGTGAACGAATTCAGTGCTTCTGCATCAGAAATTTTTGCAGGTGCCATTCAGGATTATAAACGTGGACTGGTGATCGGCAGTACATCTACTTACGGTAAAGGAACCGTGCAGCGGAATATTGAACTGGATCGTGCCAGCTGGACAAGCAATAATCCTTCTGATTTAGGCAATATCAAATTAACCTTACAAAAGTTTTATCGTGTAACAGGCGCAAGTACACAGTTGAGAGGTGTGGTGCCGGATATTGTATTGCCTGATCAATATGAATACCTCAAGCTGCGTGAAAAAGATGATCCCTATGCATTGCCTTGGGATGAAATTACCAGCACGCAATACAAAGTATGGAAATCTGATTTTGACTTCAACTATATCGTTAAACAAAGTAAACAACGTATCAGCGAAAATCAATCGTTCAATATGATTGTTGAAAAAAGCAACTGGTTATCGAAGTACAACGATCAGCAGTATTCATTGAAGCTCGATAAATTCCGTCAGGAAAAGAAAACGTTGGGTAATGCGATCCAGACAATTGATTCGTTAACGAAATTGAAGACACCGTTGGAATTATCGAATCTCGAAGTTGATCTGGCTGCCATCAAAGGGAATACAAACAAGGAAGAACGAAACAAAGCTTTTGTAAACCGTTTGAAAAATGACCTGCACCTTGGCGAAACAGTGAATGTGATGAATGATATGATTCAGCAATACTTTATTGCACAGAACAAGCAGGCTGCTAAGGCAAACAATTAA